A window of the Dickeya dianthicola NCPPB 453 genome harbors these coding sequences:
- the groL gene encoding chaperonin GroEL (60 kDa chaperone family; promotes refolding of misfolded polypeptides especially under stressful conditions; forms two stacked rings of heptamers to form a barrel-shaped 14mer; ends can be capped by GroES; misfolded proteins enter the barrel where they are refolded when GroES binds) — protein MAAKDVKFGNDARVKMLRGVNVLADAVKVTLGPKGRNVVLDKSFGSPTITKDGVSVAREIELEDKFENMGAQMVKEVASKANDAAGDGTTTATVLAQSIVNEGLKAVAAGMNPMDLKRGIDKAVIAAVEELKKLSVPCADTKAIAQVGTISANSDETVGKLIAEAMEKVGKEGVITVEEGSGLQDELDVVEGMQFDRGYLSPYFINKPETGSVELESPFILLADKKISNIREMLPVLEAVAKAGKPLLIIAEDVEGEALATLVVNTMRGIVKVAAVKAPGFGDRRKAMLQDIATLTSGTVISEEIGLELEKATLEDLGQAKRVVINKDTTIIIDGVGDEAAIQGRVTQIRQQIEEATSDYDREKLQERVAKLAGGVAVIKVGAATEVEMKEKKARVEDALHATRAAVEEGVVAGGGVALVRVAASISGLTGDNEDQNVGIRVAMRSMEAPLRQIVSNAGEEPSVIANNVKAGEGNYGYNAATEQYGNMIDMGILDPTKVTRSALQYAASVAGLMITTECMVTDLPKGDAPDLGAAGGMGGMGGMGGMM, from the coding sequence ATGGCAGCTAAAGACGTAAAATTCGGTAATGACGCTCGGGTAAAAATGTTGCGTGGCGTTAATGTGCTGGCTGATGCAGTAAAAGTTACGCTGGGCCCGAAAGGCCGTAACGTGGTACTGGATAAATCCTTCGGCTCGCCGACCATCACCAAAGACGGCGTGTCTGTTGCACGTGAAATCGAACTGGAAGACAAGTTCGAGAACATGGGTGCCCAGATGGTAAAAGAAGTTGCCTCCAAAGCCAACGATGCAGCAGGCGACGGCACCACCACCGCGACCGTACTGGCTCAGTCTATCGTTAACGAAGGTCTGAAAGCCGTTGCCGCGGGCATGAACCCGATGGACCTGAAACGCGGTATCGACAAAGCCGTTATCGCTGCAGTGGAAGAACTGAAGAAACTGTCCGTTCCTTGCGCTGATACCAAAGCTATCGCCCAGGTAGGCACCATCTCCGCCAACTCCGACGAAACCGTGGGCAAACTGATCGCCGAAGCTATGGAGAAAGTGGGCAAAGAAGGCGTGATCACCGTTGAAGAAGGTTCCGGTCTGCAGGATGAACTGGACGTGGTGGAAGGTATGCAGTTCGACCGCGGTTACCTGTCTCCGTACTTCATCAACAAGCCGGAAACCGGTTCTGTAGAGCTGGAAAGCCCGTTCATTCTGCTGGCTGACAAGAAAATCTCCAACATCCGCGAAATGCTGCCGGTGCTGGAAGCTGTTGCCAAAGCAGGCAAACCGCTGCTGATCATCGCTGAAGACGTGGAAGGCGAAGCGCTGGCAACGCTGGTGGTCAACACCATGCGCGGCATCGTGAAAGTGGCTGCGGTGAAAGCGCCGGGCTTCGGCGACCGCCGTAAAGCCATGCTGCAGGACATCGCTACCCTGACTTCCGGTACCGTGATTTCGGAAGAAATCGGTCTGGAATTGGAAAAAGCCACCCTGGAAGATCTGGGTCAGGCCAAACGTGTGGTTATCAACAAAGATACCACCATTATCATTGATGGCGTGGGCGACGAAGCCGCTATTCAGGGCCGCGTGACTCAGATTCGTCAGCAGATCGAAGAAGCCACTTCCGACTACGATCGTGAAAAACTGCAGGAGCGCGTAGCTAAACTGGCAGGCGGCGTTGCCGTTATCAAAGTTGGCGCCGCTACCGAAGTGGAAATGAAAGAGAAGAAAGCCCGCGTTGAAGATGCGCTGCACGCGACCCGTGCTGCCGTTGAAGAAGGCGTGGTTGCCGGTGGTGGCGTGGCGCTGGTACGCGTAGCGGCATCCATCAGCGGACTGACTGGCGACAACGAAGACCAGAACGTGGGTATCCGCGTTGCGATGCGTTCTATGGAAGCGCCGCTGCGTCAGATCGTGTCCAACGCTGGTGAAGAACCGTCGGTGATTGCCAACAATGTGAAAGCAGGCGAAGGCAACTACGGTTACAACGCCGCGACTGAACAGTACGGCAACATGATCGACATGGGTATCCTGGATCCGACCAAAGTAACCCGTTCTGCATTGCAGTACGCGGCTTCCGTCGCTGGCCTGATGATCACCACCGAATGTATGGTGACCGACCTGCCGAAAGGCGATGCACCTGATTTAGGTGCTGCTGGCGGTATGGGCGGCATGGGCGGTATGGGCGGCATGATGTAA
- the ubiC gene encoding chorismate lyase has protein sequence MSDEALASLRSVEWCAPEDLPASVVDWLVYHDSMTRRLERHCLRLTVKVSEEHFVPSLDMAGESALLPLSERYWLREVTLLGDGKPWLFGRTVIPEQTLEEADIDLTQVGNTPLGRYLFLQGPPPRDVIQTGRSGALWVRRSRLLLSGNPLLITELFLPDAPVYFPDVHQG, from the coding sequence ATGTCTGATGAGGCGTTGGCTAGCCTGCGCTCGGTTGAGTGGTGTGCGCCTGAAGATTTACCCGCGTCAGTGGTGGACTGGTTGGTTTACCACGATTCTATGACGCGTCGTCTGGAACGGCATTGTCTGCGGCTGACCGTGAAGGTCAGCGAAGAGCATTTTGTGCCGTCGCTGGATATGGCTGGCGAATCGGCGCTGTTGCCGCTGAGTGAGCGCTATTGGCTACGTGAGGTGACGCTGTTGGGTGATGGCAAACCCTGGTTATTTGGCCGTACGGTGATACCGGAACAGACGCTGGAAGAGGCCGATATTGACCTAACGCAGGTCGGTAACACGCCGCTGGGGCGCTATCTGTTTCTGCAGGGACCGCCGCCGCGCGACGTGATTCAGACCGGCCGAAGCGGGGCGCTGTGGGTGCGGCGTTCACGTTTGCTTTTGTCGGGCAATCCGTTGCTGATCACCGAGCTGTTTTTGCCGGATGCCCCGGTTTATTTCCCTGACGTTCATCAGGGCTGA
- a CDS encoding FxsA family protein, which translates to MRWLPLLLIFLFVYIEISIFIRVAEVLGVALTLLLVVLTSCIGISMVRNQGMKNIMLMQQRLQEGESPAAELVKSVSLILAGLLLVVPGFFTDFLGLLLLLPPVQKHLTLKLMPHLQIWRGRPGPGTHGGQGNVFEGEFQRKDEHERLDKSDDDHRDGNPPNGSSPR; encoded by the coding sequence GTGCGCTGGTTACCGCTTTTGTTGATTTTTCTGTTCGTTTATATCGAAATTTCTATTTTTATCCGGGTGGCTGAAGTGCTGGGCGTGGCGCTCACCCTGCTGTTGGTGGTGCTGACGTCCTGCATCGGGATCTCTATGGTACGTAACCAGGGCATGAAAAACATCATGCTGATGCAGCAGCGCTTGCAGGAGGGGGAAAGCCCGGCGGCCGAACTGGTTAAAAGCGTCTCCTTAATCCTGGCCGGTTTACTGCTGGTGGTGCCGGGATTTTTCACCGACTTTCTCGGCTTGCTGCTGCTGCTGCCGCCAGTGCAAAAGCACCTGACGCTCAAGCTGATGCCGCATCTGCAAATCTGGCGCGGCCGTCCGGGCCCAGGGACTCATGGCGGGCAAGGCAATGTGTTTGAAGGCGAGTTTCAGCGCAAAGACGAACATGAGCGGCTGGACAAATCTGATGATGACCACCGCGACGGCAACCCGCCCAACGGCTCCTCACCACGCTGA
- a CDS encoding co-chaperone GroES, giving the protein MKIRPLHDRVIVKRKEVESKSAGGIVLTGSAAGKSTRGEVLAIGHGRILENGEVKPLDVKVGDIVIFNDGYGVKAEKIDNEDVLIMSESDILAIVEA; this is encoded by the coding sequence ATGAAAATTCGTCCATTGCATGACCGCGTGATCGTCAAGCGCAAAGAAGTCGAGTCAAAATCTGCTGGCGGCATTGTTCTGACCGGTTCTGCAGCGGGTAAATCTACCCGTGGCGAAGTTCTGGCTATTGGCCACGGCCGTATCCTGGAAAACGGCGAAGTGAAACCGTTGGACGTGAAAGTAGGCGATATCGTCATTTTCAATGATGGTTATGGCGTAAAAGCAGAGAAGATCGATAACGAAGACGTGTTGATCATGTCTGAAAGCGACATTCTGGCGATTGTTGAAGCCTAA
- the ubiA gene encoding 4-hydroxybenzoate octaprenyltransferase — protein sequence MERLLTSERWGAYCRLMRINNPIGTLLLLWPTLWALWLSGRGTPAPWTLLVFVAGVFLMRAAGCVINDYADRHFDGHVKRTAARPLPAGLVSEQSAKVLFVVLVLLAFGLVLTMNPLTIWLSVAALALAWVYPFMKRVSHLPQLVLGAAFGWSIPMAYAAVSESLPATCWLMFFAYICWTVAYDTEYAMVDRDDDLKIGIKSTAILFGRHDTLIIGVLQLMTLVAMLALGRMMGLSQIFYWSALAAAGLFAYQQKLIAGRERDDCLRAFKNNNYVGMVLFFGILLGL from the coding sequence TTGGAAAGACTGTTAACGTCAGAACGTTGGGGCGCGTATTGTCGCCTGATGCGTATCAACAACCCGATTGGCACCCTGTTGCTGTTATGGCCAACACTGTGGGCGTTGTGGCTGTCGGGGCGTGGAACGCCGGCGCCGTGGACGCTGCTCGTGTTCGTGGCGGGCGTGTTCCTGATGCGTGCTGCAGGGTGTGTTATCAATGATTACGCCGACCGTCATTTTGACGGCCATGTCAAACGCACCGCCGCGCGCCCGTTGCCGGCTGGCTTGGTGAGCGAACAATCCGCCAAGGTGCTGTTTGTGGTGCTGGTGTTATTGGCGTTCGGTCTGGTGCTGACCATGAACCCGTTAACCATCTGGTTATCGGTCGCCGCGCTAGCGCTGGCCTGGGTGTACCCGTTCATGAAACGCGTTAGCCATCTGCCGCAGTTGGTGCTGGGCGCGGCGTTTGGCTGGTCGATCCCGATGGCTTACGCCGCTGTCAGCGAGTCATTGCCTGCTACCTGCTGGCTGATGTTTTTTGCCTATATCTGCTGGACCGTTGCTTACGACACCGAATACGCGATGGTGGATCGCGACGATGACCTCAAGATCGGGATAAAGTCCACCGCTATCCTGTTTGGTCGTCACGACACGTTGATTATCGGCGTGCTGCAACTGATGACGCTGGTGGCGATGCTGGCGCTGGGGCGGATGATGGGGCTGAGCCAGATTTTTTATTGGTCGGCGCTGGCGGCGGCCGGCTTGTTCGCTTATCAGCAGAAACTGATTGCCGGGCGTGAGCGCGACGACTGTCTTCGGGCGTTCAAAAACAATAACTACGTGGGGATGGTGCTGTTTTTCGGCATCCTGCTTGGTCTGTAA